Proteins found in one Methylobacter sp. S3L5C genomic segment:
- the pnp gene encoding polyribonucleotide nucleotidyltransferase, protein MNPIRKEFQYGDKLVTLETGEIARQADGAVIIDVDGTSLLVTVVGKKEANGGDFFPLTVNYQEKAYAAGKIPGGFFKREGRPSEKETLTSRLIDRPIRPLFPEGYTNEVQIIATVISLNPDVDPEIPALLGASAALAVSGLPFNGPIGAACVGYKDGVYLINPSPAALKDSALTLVVAGTAHAVLMVESEATGLSEEIMLGAVLFGHQQMQIAINAINEFALAAGTGVVEWVAPEANAELVRLVTEEIEAGIKAAYQVAEKLVRQEQLKALRNAVVEKLTANADYAEKDIRGIIEHLEYRIVRNAILIDGKRIDGRALDKIRPISIRTGVLPRTHGSALFTRGETQALVVATLGTARDAQIIDALAGEYKEPFMLHYNFPPYSVGETGFVGSPKRREIGHGRLAKRGVAAVLPNMDEFPYTIRVVSEITESNGSSSMASVCGSSLALMDAGVPIKSPVAGIAMGLIKEGDSFAVLSDIMGDEDHLGDMDFKVAGSVEGITALQMDIKIDGITAEIMKAALEQAKQGRLHILEEMNKALSSTRDEMSDFAPRIITFKIDPSKIREVIGKGGATIRSITEQTGASIDLTDDGVVKVASVDKAAGEEARRLIEEITAEVEVGKIYEGKVARLMDFGAFVTILPGKDGLVHISQISDEHVDKVSDRLNEGDVVRVKVLEIDRQGRVRLSIKEVDKEDAAAL, encoded by the coding sequence GTGAATCCTATCAGGAAAGAATTTCAGTATGGCGATAAGCTCGTTACGCTAGAAACTGGTGAAATCGCACGTCAAGCAGACGGTGCTGTCATAATCGATGTCGATGGTACATCACTGCTAGTCACTGTCGTTGGTAAAAAAGAAGCCAATGGTGGAGATTTTTTCCCGTTAACGGTTAATTATCAAGAAAAAGCCTACGCAGCGGGTAAAATTCCCGGCGGCTTTTTTAAGAGAGAAGGACGTCCCAGCGAAAAAGAAACCTTAACCTCCAGACTAATTGATCGGCCTATTCGTCCGCTCTTTCCTGAAGGTTATACCAACGAAGTTCAGATTATTGCTACAGTAATCTCGTTAAATCCAGACGTTGATCCTGAAATTCCTGCGCTTTTGGGTGCTTCTGCTGCTTTGGCAGTATCAGGCTTACCTTTTAACGGCCCCATTGGAGCTGCTTGCGTAGGTTATAAAGACGGCGTTTATTTAATAAACCCATCACCTGCCGCGTTAAAAGATTCTGCATTAACCCTGGTTGTCGCCGGTACTGCTCATGCAGTATTAATGGTTGAATCTGAAGCCACCGGTTTATCTGAAGAAATTATGTTGGGTGCGGTTTTATTTGGTCACCAACAAATGCAAATAGCCATTAATGCCATTAATGAATTTGCACTAGCTGCAGGTACGGGTGTCGTTGAATGGGTCGCTCCTGAAGCGAATGCTGAATTGGTCAGATTAGTTACCGAAGAAATTGAAGCCGGCATTAAAGCCGCTTATCAAGTAGCTGAAAAACTGGTCAGACAAGAACAGTTAAAAGCGCTCAGAAATGCCGTTGTTGAAAAATTGACCGCCAACGCTGACTATGCCGAAAAAGATATCCGAGGCATCATCGAACATCTGGAATACCGCATTGTTCGTAACGCCATTCTAATTGATGGCAAGCGTATTGATGGCAGGGCTTTAGACAAGATCAGACCAATTTCCATCAGAACCGGTGTCTTGCCAAGAACCCATGGTTCTGCCTTGTTTACCCGTGGTGAAACACAAGCCCTGGTTGTGGCAACCTTGGGTACTGCCCGTGATGCACAAATCATTGATGCTTTGGCCGGTGAATATAAAGAACCGTTCATGTTGCATTACAATTTCCCTCCGTATAGTGTGGGTGAAACCGGTTTTGTCGGTTCACCAAAACGTCGTGAAATTGGTCATGGCCGCTTGGCAAAACGTGGCGTTGCTGCCGTGTTACCTAATATGGATGAATTTCCTTATACCATTCGTGTGGTTTCTGAAATTACTGAATCCAACGGTTCAAGCTCAATGGCTTCCGTTTGCGGTAGCAGTTTGGCGTTGATGGATGCCGGTGTGCCAATTAAATCACCTGTTGCCGGTATCGCAATGGGCTTGATTAAAGAAGGCGACAGCTTTGCAGTTTTATCTGACATCATGGGTGATGAAGATCATCTTGGCGATATGGACTTTAAAGTTGCAGGTTCCGTAGAAGGCATTACCGCTCTGCAAATGGACATCAAAATTGATGGCATCACTGCAGAAATTATGAAAGCGGCACTGGAACAGGCAAAACAAGGTCGTTTGCATATTCTGGAAGAAATGAACAAGGCATTATCAAGCACACGCGATGAAATGTCTGATTTTGCGCCACGCATCATCACGTTTAAAATTGATCCGAGCAAAATTCGTGAAGTTATCGGTAAAGGCGGCGCAACCATTCGCAGCATTACCGAACAAACCGGTGCCAGTATTGATTTAACCGATGACGGTGTAGTTAAAGTCGCTTCTGTTGATAAAGCCGCAGGTGAAGAAGCCCGCCGTCTTATCGAAGAAATTACTGCAGAAGTTGAAGTCGGCAAAATTTACGAAGGTAAAGTTGCCAGACTAATGGACTTTGGCGCTTTCGTTACCATTCTTCCTGGTAAAGATGGTCTGGTGCATATCTCACAAATTTCAGACGAGCATGTTGATAAAGTCAGCGACCGTTTAAATGAAGGCGATGTAGTCAGAGTTAAAGTACTTGAAATTGACCGCCAAGGTAGAGTCAGATTAAGTATTAAAGAAGTTGATAAAGAAGACGCAGCAGCATTGTAA
- the rpsO gene encoding 30S ribosomal protein S15, whose product MPFTAEQKKVVVEAYRQSETDTGSPEVQVALLTAHILHLTPHFAAHKKDNHSRRGLLRMVNQRRKLLDYLKNKDSGRYRSLIERLGLRK is encoded by the coding sequence ATGCCATTTACTGCAGAACAAAAAAAAGTCGTTGTTGAAGCCTACCGTCAATCAGAAACCGATACTGGCTCACCTGAAGTACAAGTTGCCTTATTGACAGCGCACATTCTTCATTTAACACCGCATTTTGCCGCTCATAAAAAAGATAACCATTCACGTCGCGGTTTGTTGCGTATGGTTAATCAGCGTCGTAAATTGTTGGATTATTTAAAAAATAAAGACAGCGGTCGGTATCGTTCATTGATTGAGCGCTTGGGTTTACGTAAGTAA
- the truB gene encoding tRNA pseudouridine(55) synthase TruB: MSKRKSGLNIHGILLLDKRLGVSSNKALQEVRHLFNANKAGHTGSLDPLATGLLPLCFGEATKVSALMLDDNKRYQVLVQLGVMTDTGDAEGTVIETKPVPDLSIEQIQVCLQQFTGAIDQVPPMYSALKHNGRKLYELAREGKTIERKARRINIFELKLLPYSDAEISKPDQLRLEVFCSKGTYIRSLAEDIGHVLGCGGTVTQLRRLEAGQFSIKDAMTIEQLRALTEQDLFQALMPVDKPLEALRSVQLSEAQAISIKYGQAIHLAPDLAFALEGGEGLLRLYHRDVFLGLGEMLLDGKITPKKLFNINNQQ, encoded by the coding sequence ATGAGTAAACGCAAGTCCGGACTTAATATTCACGGCATATTGCTGTTGGATAAGCGTCTGGGCGTTTCATCAAATAAGGCGTTGCAGGAAGTCAGGCATTTATTTAATGCCAATAAAGCAGGACATACCGGTAGCCTTGATCCTTTGGCAACCGGCTTGTTGCCGCTTTGTTTTGGCGAAGCCACTAAAGTATCGGCATTAATGCTGGATGACAATAAACGTTATCAGGTACTTGTGCAGCTCGGTGTCATGACTGATACCGGTGATGCAGAAGGCACTGTTATCGAGACCAAACCGGTTCCCGATTTATCGATTGAACAAATACAAGTCTGCCTGCAGCAGTTTACCGGTGCAATCGATCAGGTTCCCCCCATGTATTCTGCGTTAAAACATAACGGCAGAAAACTCTATGAATTGGCACGCGAAGGTAAAACCATTGAGCGTAAAGCTCGACGTATTAACATCTTCGAATTAAAGTTGTTGCCCTATTCCGATGCCGAGATCAGCAAACCCGATCAATTACGGTTGGAAGTATTCTGTTCCAAAGGTACTTATATCAGATCACTGGCTGAAGATATCGGTCATGTTCTGGGCTGCGGTGGTACGGTAACCCAATTACGTCGGTTGGAAGCAGGTCAGTTTAGTATTAAAGATGCCATGACTATTGAGCAGTTAAGGGCGCTAACCGAGCAAGATTTGTTTCAAGCGCTTATGCCTGTTGACAAACCTTTGGAAGCCTTGCGTAGCGTACAGTTATCGGAGGCACAAGCCATTTCCATAAAATATGGACAAGCAATCCATTTGGCTCCAGACCTGGCTTTTGCTTTGGAAGGTGGGGAAGGGCTGTTAAGGCTGTATCACAGGGATGTTTTTTTAGGCTTGGGAGAAATGCTATTGGATGGTAAAATAACACCGAAAAAATTGTTTAATATAAACAATCAACAGTAA
- the rbfA gene encoding 30S ribosome-binding factor RbfA, whose product MAKEFGRNARVSSQMQKELSLILLRDIDDSRLGFVTINEVVVTKDLAVAKVYVTVLNVDEQGKRANVKLLNEMSPVIRHQLAKRMRLRHISELRFHYDDSFDTGMRVAELLSDVIKPIGDVKDKPEDDAQDKHDSDISDT is encoded by the coding sequence ATGGCAAAAGAATTTGGTCGTAATGCCCGTGTTTCATCACAGATGCAAAAAGAGCTTTCCTTAATCTTGTTGCGTGATATCGATGATTCGAGGTTGGGTTTTGTTACTATCAATGAAGTTGTAGTAACTAAAGATCTGGCCGTTGCTAAAGTTTATGTCACCGTGTTAAATGTTGATGAGCAAGGTAAGCGCGCGAACGTTAAATTGTTAAATGAGATGTCACCGGTTATCCGGCATCAGTTGGCAAAAAGAATGCGCTTAAGGCATATTTCTGAACTGCGCTTTCATTATGATGACTCCTTTGATACCGGTATGCGGGTGGCCGAGTTATTAAGTGATGTGATTAAGCCCATCGGCGACGTTAAGGACAAGCCCGAAGACGACGCTCAGGACAAGCATGATTCGGATATTTCCGATACATGA
- the infB gene encoding translation initiation factor IF-2, with translation MSDKTVQQLAEIVKIPLERLLEQLKEAGLSARAPDDVINEDEKMQLLAHLRKRHGKAEGEVSNSPRRVTLERRKVTEIKQASAPGSSTKTISVEVRKKKTYIKRSEVSDPDLSNKEELVKPVLVEPVKIAEVVLTPAEKLPVVEAPVVVVKIAPIEEAIEVEPVKIEPEVQAVTVQEVEVEPVEPIESLESEAKFEALKIKEEKKIKQEKSIKTNEADEAKKKLQEKERRLEESIKRNADKVRQQAAAKQETLHRKKQEEGGGNARPSGKDAKRGKKKGKQPQRVAVQNDGKHQFEMPVAPIVKDVTIPEMIIVSDLAQKMSVKAAMVIKHLMKLGIMATINQSIDQETAVILVEEMGHKAIMQSDDDLEQEMLAEAQVEDTRVELPRAPIVTIMGHVDHGKTSLLDYIRKTRVAAGEAGGITQHIGAYQVKTDHGSVTFLDTPGHAAFTAMRARGADITDVVIIVVAADDGVMPQTKEAVEHARAANVPIIVAINKIDKPDANPEKVMQELSVLNVLAEEWGGDVQFLKISAKTGEGIDDLIEALIVQTEILELKAPVEGAASGLVIESRLDKGRGAVATIMIQKGTLESGQMVLCGQEYGRVRAMFNENGKAIKEAGPCSPVEILGLSGTPNAGDEFLVVQNERIAKDLAKHREDRKKFTKHAAQRASKLDEVFSRMATGEIASVNLVIKTDVQGSLEALRGSLVSLSNEEVEVKIVFGGVGGINEGDANLALASGAILMGFNVRADTTARKLIEEKNIDLHYYSVIYDAIDEVKKAISGMLAPEIKEQIVGLAEVRDVFRSPKFGAIAGCMVIDGFVKRSLPIRVLRDNVVIYEGQLESLRRFKDDAAEVKMGMECGIGVKNYNDVQPGDQIEVFERIEIKREL, from the coding sequence ATGAGCGATAAAACAGTACAGCAATTAGCAGAGATAGTAAAAATACCTCTGGAACGATTATTAGAGCAACTAAAAGAAGCGGGTTTATCTGCCAGAGCTCCTGATGATGTTATTAATGAAGATGAAAAAATGCAGTTGCTTGCGCATTTGCGTAAGCGGCATGGTAAGGCTGAGGGCGAAGTCAGTAATTCCCCCCGACGTGTCACTTTGGAACGCAGAAAAGTAACTGAAATCAAACAGGCTAGCGCGCCTGGTAGTTCTACGAAAACCATTAGCGTTGAAGTTCGTAAAAAGAAAACATATATAAAACGTAGTGAAGTAAGCGATCCTGATTTAAGTAACAAAGAAGAATTGGTAAAGCCTGTTTTGGTTGAGCCGGTAAAAATAGCAGAAGTTGTTTTAACGCCTGCTGAAAAATTGCCTGTTGTTGAAGCACCCGTTGTTGTAGTAAAAATTGCTCCAATAGAAGAAGCGATTGAAGTTGAGCCCGTCAAAATTGAACCGGAAGTTCAGGCTGTCACTGTACAAGAGGTTGAAGTTGAGCCTGTTGAGCCCATTGAATCACTTGAATCTGAAGCTAAATTTGAAGCTTTAAAAATAAAGGAAGAAAAGAAAATCAAGCAGGAAAAATCGATCAAAACCAATGAAGCGGATGAGGCCAAGAAAAAGCTGCAGGAAAAAGAGCGTCGACTTGAGGAATCCATCAAGAGAAATGCTGATAAAGTAAGACAGCAAGCGGCGGCCAAGCAGGAAACACTGCACAGAAAAAAGCAGGAAGAAGGCGGCGGCAATGCTCGTCCATCCGGTAAAGATGCTAAAAGAGGCAAGAAAAAAGGCAAGCAACCACAACGTGTTGCTGTACAAAATGATGGTAAACATCAGTTTGAGATGCCGGTTGCACCGATAGTCAAAGACGTCACCATACCAGAAATGATTATTGTGTCCGATCTTGCCCAGAAAATGAGTGTCAAAGCGGCGATGGTCATCAAGCATTTGATGAAGCTGGGCATTATGGCAACTATCAATCAAAGCATTGACCAGGAAACAGCGGTCATTTTGGTTGAGGAAATGGGTCATAAAGCGATTATGCAGAGTGATGATGACCTTGAGCAAGAAATGCTGGCTGAAGCGCAGGTAGAAGATACTCGTGTTGAACTGCCACGCGCACCTATTGTTACCATTATGGGTCACGTCGATCATGGTAAAACATCGTTGCTTGATTATATTCGCAAAACCCGTGTTGCTGCCGGTGAGGCGGGTGGTATTACCCAGCATATCGGTGCTTATCAAGTTAAAACAGATCATGGTTCGGTAACCTTTTTGGATACACCCGGACATGCTGCCTTTACTGCCATGAGAGCCAGAGGCGCGGACATTACTGACGTAGTCATTATTGTTGTTGCTGCCGATGATGGTGTGATGCCACAAACGAAAGAAGCCGTTGAGCATGCAAGAGCTGCTAATGTGCCAATTATCGTAGCCATCAATAAAATCGATAAACCGGATGCAAATCCTGAAAAAGTCATGCAAGAACTATCGGTTCTTAATGTGCTTGCAGAAGAATGGGGCGGCGATGTCCAGTTTCTTAAAATTTCTGCCAAGACCGGTGAAGGCATTGATGATTTAATTGAAGCTTTAATTGTTCAGACCGAAATTTTAGAGTTGAAAGCACCGGTTGAAGGCGCTGCATCAGGTCTTGTGATTGAGTCAAGACTGGATAAAGGTCGTGGTGCTGTTGCGACAATAATGATTCAAAAAGGTACCTTGGAAAGTGGCCAAATGGTACTTTGCGGTCAAGAATATGGCCGGGTTCGCGCCATGTTTAACGAAAATGGAAAAGCCATTAAAGAAGCCGGTCCTTGTTCTCCGGTTGAAATTCTTGGCTTGTCGGGTACACCCAATGCCGGTGACGAGTTTCTGGTGGTTCAAAACGAACGTATTGCCAAAGACTTGGCAAAACATCGTGAAGACCGCAAAAAATTCACTAAACATGCTGCACAACGGGCTTCCAAGCTGGATGAAGTATTCTCCAGAATGGCAACCGGTGAGATTGCCAGTGTAAATCTGGTTATCAAAACAGATGTGCAAGGCAGTTTGGAAGCATTACGTGGATCACTGGTTTCCTTATCCAACGAAGAAGTAGAAGTCAAGATTGTTTTTGGCGGTGTTGGCGGTATTAATGAAGGTGATGCCAATCTGGCATTGGCTTCGGGTGCGATCTTAATGGGCTTTAATGTTAGAGCCGATACGACAGCCAGAAAGCTGATTGAAGAAAAAAATATTGACCTGCATTATTACAGTGTTATTTATGATGCGATTGATGAAGTCAAGAAAGCGATTAGCGGTATGTTGGCGCCTGAAATCAAGGAACAAATTGTCGGTCTCGCTGAAGTTCGCGACGTATTCCGGTCACCAAAGTTTGGTGCTATTGCCGGTTGTATGGTCATTGATGGTTTTGTTAAAAGAAGCCTGCCCATTCGTGTATTGCGAGACAATGTCGTTATTTATGAAGGCCAGTTGGAATCGTTACGTCGCTTCAAAGATGATGCCGCCGAAGTTAAAATGGGCATGGAATGTGGTATCGGCGTAAAAAATTACAACGATGTTCAGCCTGGCGATCAGATCGAAGTATTTGAACGCATAGAAATCAAGCGGGAACTGTAA
- the nusA gene encoding transcription termination factor NusA produces MANKEILLVVEVFSNEREIEKEIVFQAIESALEAATVKRHTNPIKARVVIDRKTGGYLTYRQWDVVDTNLSCAGDVEFPTTQVLLEVALLDNPEIQIGDVVEEEIESVDFGRIAAQTAKQVIIHKVREAERRKIVEAYNSRVGELITGIVKRIEKGSVYLDLGGHVEAYIAKEDMIPREAIRIGDRIRGYLKDVRSEPRGPQLFVSRTAPELLIALFRLEVPEVGEGLISVIGAARDPGSRAKLAVKSNDPRLDPVGACVGMRGSRVQSVTNELAGERVDIILWNPSEAQFVINAMSPAEIQSIVVDEDKHSMDLAVSSDNLSQAIGRGGQNVRLASQLTGWELNVIDASKADQNAEAEVGKIKQLFIDQLDVDEDIALILAEEGFISVEEIAYVPVSEMLEIEGFDEDLVNELRSRAKDALLISAIAMEEKIETAKPAQDLLEMDGMDADLAHDLASQGIITMDDLAEQAVDDLLGFSGMNEERAAKLIMKAREPWFA; encoded by the coding sequence GTGGCAAATAAAGAAATCTTGTTAGTAGTTGAGGTTTTTTCTAATGAAAGAGAGATTGAAAAGGAAATCGTTTTCCAGGCAATAGAGTCAGCACTGGAAGCTGCTACGGTAAAGCGTCACACCAATCCCATCAAAGCGCGTGTTGTCATTGACAGAAAGACCGGAGGCTACCTCACTTATCGACAATGGGATGTCGTTGATACTAATCTGTCTTGTGCTGGTGATGTTGAATTTCCAACCACTCAGGTGTTATTAGAGGTTGCCCTGCTGGATAATCCGGAAATCCAAATTGGTGATGTGGTAGAAGAAGAAATTGAATCTGTTGATTTCGGACGTATCGCTGCGCAAACTGCCAAGCAGGTTATTATCCACAAAGTTCGGGAAGCTGAACGCAGAAAAATTGTTGAAGCCTATAACAGCCGTGTCGGTGAGCTGATTACCGGGATTGTCAAACGTATTGAAAAAGGCAGTGTTTATCTGGACTTGGGTGGCCATGTAGAAGCCTATATCGCCAAAGAAGATATGATTCCACGCGAAGCCATTCGTATTGGTGACAGAATTCGGGGCTATTTAAAAGATGTCAGGTCAGAACCCCGTGGTCCACAATTATTTGTTAGCCGTACGGCACCTGAATTATTAATTGCTTTATTTCGTCTGGAAGTACCCGAAGTCGGTGAGGGTTTAATCTCAGTAATTGGTGCGGCGCGTGATCCAGGCTCCAGAGCCAAGTTGGCAGTCAAAAGTAATGATCCCCGTCTTGATCCGGTGGGTGCTTGTGTAGGCATGCGCGGTTCCAGAGTGCAATCAGTGACCAATGAGCTGGCTGGCGAGCGCGTCGACATTATTCTTTGGAATCCCAGTGAGGCTCAGTTTGTCATTAATGCCATGTCACCGGCTGAAATTCAGTCCATTGTTGTGGATGAAGACAAACACAGTATGGATCTTGCCGTCAGTTCAGATAACCTGTCGCAGGCTATCGGTCGGGGTGGTCAAAATGTACGTCTGGCAAGCCAGTTAACCGGTTGGGAATTAAATGTTATTGATGCCTCCAAAGCAGATCAAAATGCTGAAGCGGAAGTTGGCAAGATAAAGCAATTGTTTATAGATCAATTAGATGTCGATGAAGATATCGCGTTGATTTTGGCTGAAGAAGGTTTTATTAGCGTCGAAGAAATTGCCTATGTTCCTGTCAGTGAAATGCTTGAAATTGAAGGCTTTGATGAAGATTTGGTCAATGAATTAAGAAGTCGGGCAAAAGATGCCTTATTGATTAGTGCCATTGCCATGGAAGAAAAAATAGAAACAGCAAAGCCGGCACAAGACTTGCTGGAAATGGACGGTATGGATGCTGATCTGGCCCATGACCTGGCAAGTCAGGGTATTATCACAATGGATGATTTAGCAGAACAAGCAGTTGATGATTTGCTGGGTTTTTCAGGCATGAACGAAGAGCGGGCGGCAAAATTAATTATGAAGGCGCGTGAGCCTTGGTTTGCTTAA
- the rimP gene encoding ribosome maturation factor RimP — protein MKQAPEHLVNLIEPIVEGLGYECVGIDYNPHPQHGLLRIYIDSENGILVEDCTKVSHQISGVLDVEDPIQGNYQLEVSSPGGDRPFFKISQFEQFIGSMVLVNLFKAIGGRRKITALIKKVEDDIITLQEGEQIYEVPFDAMSKARLVPEYLIEKGGRSGK, from the coding sequence ATGAAACAGGCTCCTGAGCATTTGGTCAACTTAATCGAGCCAATTGTTGAAGGCTTGGGTTATGAGTGTGTTGGTATTGACTATAACCCGCATCCACAGCATGGCTTGTTAAGAATTTATATTGATAGTGAAAATGGTATTTTGGTTGAAGACTGCACTAAAGTCAGTCACCAAATTAGTGGTGTTTTGGATGTGGAAGATCCCATACAAGGCAACTATCAGTTAGAAGTATCTTCTCCGGGTGGAGACAGACCGTTTTTTAAGATAAGTCAGTTTGAACAATTTATCGGCAGTATGGTATTGGTTAATCTATTTAAAGCAATAGGTGGCCGAAGAAAAATTACCGCCCTGATAAAAAAAGTTGAAGATGATATTATTACGCTTCAGGAAGGCGAACAGATTTATGAGGTGCCTTTTGATGCGATGAGTAAAGCGCGTTTGGTGCCTGAATATTTAATTGAAAAAGGAGGCCGCAGTGGCAAATAA